One region of Vigna angularis cultivar LongXiaoDou No.4 chromosome 10, ASM1680809v1, whole genome shotgun sequence genomic DNA includes:
- the LOC128194371 gene encoding uncharacterized protein LOC128194371, translating into MENWEQSHESIKADVSQLKDQMAQILAALEALKTTGGVTPAQVEGSAQYYPPLFSAGSQSVSFPMYGLPPGYTPPVGEYTEGEQTSFSFPTTTNVPPISTQGPVVMSAPMVNEGMYASMTDGIRVTPVPPVITGEGFSTRAAPYTSFQGITSNVDGAKDKLESLEARLRAVEGYESYGFGDVSRLSLVPGVKIPHKFKAPDFEKYKGNTCPKSHLTMFCRKMAAYAYDEQLLIPVFQDSLAGVALNWYTHLEPTQIRCWADLADAFVKQYIYNTHVAPDRLQLQNMSKKDNETFKEYAQRWRELAAQVEPPLYDREMGAMFVNTLQPPFYEHMVGNVSSNFAEIIVIGERIEIGLKNGKIAYGSSVVAHSKKPNFNSGKRKEGDVHATSATPVWRGQVPTHNYRPYWGQHPHAANASFGHQIRPQQQPGYYQPQYIPTNNWRGGANVGSNMNVGPNTYPRRNQERNYVNFTPIPTTYTELLPHLIKQGLVVVCPLKPLQPPYPRGYDADAKCSYHGGAAGHSTERCLAFKHKVQTLIDSGWLKFQEDKPNIEANPLSGHGSASTNAVEVKEHELVKNVKEVRSSRRFILEALLKVGILKGDYNESMACALHPDAEHSIEECVKFEEILQDLLDRGLMQVCYKKEEGNVFAQTGDESGMSLPEPLVIRFTKTTSIPPTQGRSPVVIRVPAPFPYKNEKAVPWRYGTHASSEEQSVDPVVKNISGIGGMTRSGRIFTSPELARERVNDKEATMAAKAKEFLKGKGAQTEEIPDKEERREVSEEEACEFLKFIQQSEYKVVEQLNRMPARISLLDLLMHSASHRKLLMKILSEAHVEQGISLNKFEGIVGNIVANNYLTFTDEEIPAEGRGHNKALHVSVKCLDHVIARVLVDNGSSLNVMPKATLEKLPCEGMHMRPSSMIVRAFDGSKREVMGEVDLPMQVGPCVFQITFQVMDILPAYSCLLGRPWIHSAGVVPSTLHQKLKYVMGDKLVIVSGEEDLLVSGPSSTRYIEAAEEALETAFQSLEIVGNACVEPFPVNPRLSCASIMMAKIMIKGGYVYGEGLGKYRQGRAFPIEIVENKNRYGLGYKPTKEDRKRMIEERKERSLARAERRGPKESKIHIVDIKESFRSAGWINTGQIAAVEDEERTQSLSFVWACSPDTQLNNWETLDLPVMLNVNKICDNDCFENNDINVPNFEHPINNTEDDFEDDVEPSPELLRLVEQESKEIKPHQEEIEILNLGEKDEIKEVKIGTSMKTEVRERLRVLLKEFKDVFAWSYNDMPGLDTDIVQHRLPLKPECPPVKQKLRRMKPEMSLKIKEEVQKQFDAGFLAVARYPQWVANVVPVPKKDGKVRMCVDYRDLNRASPKDNFPLPHIDTLVDNTAKFSLFSFMDGFSGYNQIKMAPEDMEKTTFITLWGTFCYKVMSFGLKNAGATYQRAMVTLFHDMMHKEIEVYVDDMIAKSKSEEEHIFNLRKLFERLRKYKLRLNPTKCTFGVKSGKLLGFIVSQRGVEVDPDKVRAITEMPAPRTEKEVRGFLGRLNYIARFISQLTATCEPMFKLLRKNQAVVWNEDCQVAFEKIKQYLQDPPVLRPPMPGRPLILYLTVLDNSMGCVLGQHDEDGKREHAIYYLSKRFTDCEQRYSSLERTCCALAWAAHRLRQYMLSHSTWLISKMDPIKYIFEKPALTGRIARWQMLLSEYDIVYVTQKSIKGSSLAEFLAHQPISDYQPMQPEFPDEDIMALFAESRDDKNENAWTVLFDGASNVMGHGIGAVLISPKNQYIPMTARLCFNCTNNIAEYEACAMGIRAAIESKAKILDVYGDSALVIHQLKGEWETRDTKLIPYQAYIRGLIEYFDSITFNHIPREDNQLADALATLSSMFEVDQDAELPMIEMKSHAGLVYCHFIEEEVDGKPWYFDIKHYLKTREYPEKASENDKRALRRLVGSFILSGDILYKRNHDMVLLRCVDAKEAELILKEVHEGTFGTHMNGHSMARKILRAGYFWLTMENDCCTHVRKCEKCQVYASNINMPPTTLNVLSAPWPFSMWGIDVIGAIEPKASNGHRFILVAIDYFTKWVEAASYANVTRKVVTKFIKKELICRYGLPNRIITDNATNLNNQMMTELCEEFKIHHLNSSPYRPKMNGAVEAANKNIKKIVQKMVVTYKDWHEMLPFALHGYRTSVRTSTGATPFSLVYGMEAVLPFEVEIPSLRVLMETQLEEAEWVQARFDQLNLIDEKRLTAVCHGQLYQRRMKKAFDKKVHTREFHEGELVLKKILPIQKDHRGKWTPNYEGPFVVKKAFSSGELILTRMDGEELPLPVNSDAVKKFYA; encoded by the exons ATGGAGAATTGGGAGCAGTCACACGAATCTATTAAGGCCGATGTCAGCCAGTTGAAGGATCAGATGGCCCAGATTTTGGCGGCTCTCGAAGCCCTGAAGACTACGGGAGGGGTGACCCCTGCGCAAGTTGAGGGAAGTGCTCAATATTACCCTCCGTTGTTCAGTGCTGGGAGCCAATCTGTTTCATTCCCAATGTATGGATTGCCTCCAGGTTACACCCCACCTGTGGGAGAATACACAGAAGGGGAGCAGACTTCATTCTCTTTCCCTACCACTACTAACGTACCGCCAATCAGTACTCAGGGACCTGTTGTAATGTCTGCACCTATGGTAAATGAAGGGATGTATGCAAGCATGACTGATGGAATACGAGTAACCCCGGTGCCACCTGTGATTACCGGAGAGGGCTTTTCTACAAGGGCTGCGCCATATACTTCGTTTCAGGGGATAACTAGTAATGTTGATGGGGCGAAGGATAAACTGGAGAGCCTAGAGGCAAGATTGAGGGCTGTTGAGGGGTATGAAAGTTATGGATTTGGGGATGTTTCTAGATTGAGCTTGGTTCCTGGCGTCAAAATACCACATAAGTTCAAAGCGCCAGATTTTGAGAAGTATAAGGGAAATACATGCCCAAAGAGCCATCTAACCATGTTTTGCAGAAAGATGGCTGCTTATGCTTATGACGAGCAGCTGCTCATCCCTGTTTTTCAAGATAGTTTGGCTGGAGTGGCGTTAAACTGGTATACCCATTTAGAGCCGACTCAAATTCGTTGTTGGGCGGACTTGGCTGATGCTTTTGTGAAgcagtatatatataatacacatGTTGCGCCAGATCGTTTACAGCTGCAAAACATGTCAAAGAAAGACAACGAAACTTTTAAGGAGTATGCTCAGCGGTGGAGGGAATTGGCTGCACAAGTTGAGCCACCTTTGTATGATAGAGAAATGGGGGCAATGTTTGTTAATACGCTCCAACCACCATTCTATGAACATATGGTGGGAAATGTATCTTCAAATTTTGCCGAAATCATCGTGATAGGCGAGCGGATAGAGATCGGGTTGAAGAATGGGAAGATTGCATATGGCTCATCGGTGGTTGCACATTCCAAAAAACCCAATTTCAACtcaggaaaaagaaaggaaggagaTGTGCATGCAACATCTGCAACCCCGGTGTGGAGAGGTCAAGTTCCCACTCATAACTATCGACCATACTGGGGTCAACATCCACATGCAGCTAATGCGTCATTTGGTCATCAAATTAGGCCTCAACAGCAACCAGGGTACTATCAACCACAATACATTCCGACGAATAATTGGAGGGGAGGGGCGAACGTAGGTTCCAATATGAATGTGGGTCCAAATACTTATCCAAGAAGGAACCAAGAAAGAAATTATGTTAACTTTACCCCAATTCCTACTACTTATACGGAATTATTACCTCATCTTATCAAACAAGGTCTGGTTGTCGTTTGTCCCCTGAAGCCTTTGCAGCCTCCATACCCAAGAGGTTATGATGCAGATGCAAAGTGTAGCTATCATGGAGGGGCCGCTGGTCATTCCACTGAGAGGTGTCTGGCTTTCAAGCATAAAGTGCAGACTCTAATTGATTCTGGGTGGTTAAAGTTCCAAGAGGATAAGCCTAATATTGAGGCCAATCCTTTATCTGGGCATGGAAGTGCTTCGACGAATGCTGTCGAAGTAAAAGAGCATGAGCTGGtgaagaatgtgaaagaagtcAGGAGCTCTAGGAGGTTTATTTTGGAGGCGTTGCTGAAAGTGGGTATCTTGAAGGGTGATTATAATGAGAGTATGGCATGCGCGCTCCACCCAGATGCTGAGCACTCTATTGAGGAGTGTGTTAAGTTTGAAGAAATTCTGCAAGACCTGTTAGATCGTGGCCTGATGCAGGTATGCTACAAGAAGGAGGAGGGAAATGTATTTGCACAAACTGGTGATGAATCCGGCATGAGTTTACCAGAACCATTGGTGATTCGTTTCACTAAGACTACCTCTATCCCACCAACTCAAGGAAGGTCGCCCGTTGTTATCCGTGTACCAGCTCCTTTTCCTTACAAGAACGAAAAAGCCGTCCCATGGAGATATGGGACGCATGCGTCAAGCGAAGAACAAAGCGTTGACCCTGTCGTCAAAAACATATCAGGGATAGGTGGAATGACTAGGAGTGGTCGAATTTTCACATCACCAGAGTTGGCACGAGAAAGAGTCAATGATAAGGAAGCAACGATGGCCGCGAAGGCAAAAGAATTCTTAAAGGGGAAGGGTGCACAGACGGAGGAGATCCCCGACAAGGAAGAGAGGAGAGAAGTTTCTGAAGAGGAGgcttgtgaatttttaaaattcatacaaCAAAGTGAATATAAGGTGGTAGAACAGTTAAACCGTATGCCTGCTCGTATATCCTTGTTAGACCTTCTCATGCATTCAGCATCACATAGAAAGTTGCTAATGAAGATACTCAGTGAGGCTCACGTAGAGCAAGGTATTTCGTTGAATAAATTCGAGGGTATTGTTGGCAATATTGTTGCTAATAATTATCTCACCTTTACGGATGAAGAGATACCAGCTGAGGGAAGAGGGCATAACAAGGCTCTTCACGTCTCTGTGAAATGCCTGGATCATGTTATAGCACGTGTTTTAGTGGACAATGGGTCCTCTTTGAATGTCATGCCGAAAGCAACCTTGGAAAAGCTACCTTGCGAAGGAATGCATATGAGACCGAGTTCAATGATTGTGAGGGCGTTTGATGGTAGCAAACGAGAGGTGATGGGAGAGGTGGATTTACCAATGCAAGTTGGCCCTTGTGTCTTTCAAATAACGTTCCAGGTTATGGATATCCTGCCAGCTTATAGTTGTCTGTTGGGGCGCCCATGGATCCATTCGGCTGGGGTTGTGCCTTCTACACTACACCAGAAGTTGAAGTATGTGATGGGAGATAAGCTGGTGATAGTATCAGGAGAAGAAGATCTTCTTGTGAGTGGGCCATCATCCACACGCTACATCGAGGCGGCTGAAGAAGCTCTCGAAACAGCCTTCCAGTCGTTGGAGATTGTGGGAAATGCTTGTGTGGAACCGTTTCCAGTAAATCCTCGTCTATCATGTGCTTCTATTATGATGGCCAAGATTATGATAAAAGGGGGCTATGTATATGGGGAAGGTTTGGGCAAATATCGGCAGGGGCGAGCATTCCCTATAGAAATCGTTGAAAACAAGAACAGATATGGCTTGGGATACAAACCTACCAAGGAAGACAGGAAAAGgatgattgaagaaagaaaagaacgcAGTTTGGCCCGTGCAGAAAGACGAGGGCCCAAAGAGAGCAAAATTCACATTGTTGACATCAAGGAAAGCTTCCGCAGTGCAGGGTGGATCAACACTGGCCAGATAGCAGCTGTGGAGGATGAAGAAAGGACTCAAAGTTTGAGCTTTGTGTGGGCTTGCTCCCCTGATACTCAACTCAACAATTGGGAAACACTGGATTTACCTGTGATGCTTAATGTGAACAAAat ATGTGAcaatgattgttttgaaaataacgATATCAATGTTCCTAATTTTGAGCACCCTATCAATAATACGGAAGATGATTTCGAAGATGATGTGGAACCCTCTCCAGAATTGTTGAGATTAGTGGAACAAGAATCTAAGGAGATTAAACCCCATCAGGAGGAGATTGAAATACTCAACTTGGGAGAGAAGGATGAGATAAAGGAGGTGAAAATCGGTACTAGTATGAAAACGGAAGTGAGGGAAAGATTGCGTGTACTGTTGAAGGAATTTAAAGATGTGTTCGCGTGGTCTTACAATGACATGCCGGGTCTAGATACCGATATTGTGCAGCATAGGCTCCCACTCAAGCCGGAATGCCCTCCAGTCAAGCAAAAATTGAGAAGAATGAAGCCGGAAATGtccttaaaaattaaagaagaggTCCAAAAGCAATTTGACGCAGGATTTTTGGCTGTGGCAAGATACCCACAATGGGTAGCGAATGTTGTACCAGTGCCTAAGAAGGATGGGAAGGTTCGAATGTGTGTTGACTATCGTGATTTAAATCGTGCAAGTCCGAAAGATAATTTCCCGTTACCACACATCGATACTCTGGTTGATAATACGGCCAAATTTTCGTTATTTTCGTTCATGGACGGATTCTCGGggtataatcaaattaaaatggcACCGGAAGATATGGAAAAAACGACCTTTATCACGTTATGGGGAACATTCTGTTATAAGGTGATGTCTTTTGGACTCAAGAATGCTGGGGCAACATACCAAAGGGCAATGGTGACACTCTTTCATGATATGATGCATAAGGAAATTGAagtttatgtggatgacatgattgCAAAGTCGAAGTCAGAAGAGGAGCATATTTTCAATCTAAGGAAATTATTTGAGAGACTGAGAAAATACAAGCTCAGGTTAAATCCCACCAAATGCACGTTTGGAGTAAAGTCTGGAAAATTGTTGGGCTTTATTGTCAGCCAAAGAGGGGTAGAAGTTGATCCTGACAAAGTAAGAGCGATAACGGAAATGCCTGCGCCCAGAACAGAAAAAGAGGTTCGAGGTTTTCTGGGAAGGCTGAACTACATTGCTAGGTTCATCTCCCAATTAACTGCTACTTGTGAACCAATGTTCAAGTTGCTACGAAAAAATCAGGCTGTAGTCTGGAATGAAGATTGTCAAGTTGCTTTCGAAAAGATCAAACAATACCTGCAGGACCCTCCTGTATTGCGTCCACCTATGCCAGGAAGACCGCTCATTTTGTATTTGACCGTACTGGATAATTCAATGGGTTGTGTATTGGGTCAGCATGATGAAGACGGGAAAAGAGAGCATGCCATATATTACTTGAGCAAGAGGTTCACAGATTGCGAACAACGATATTCGTCGTTAGAGCGAACTTGTTGTGCACTGGCGTGGGCTGCTCATCGTTTAAGGCAATATATGTTGAGTCACTCTACTTGGTTGATATCTAAAATGGATCCTATCAAGTACATATTCGAAAAGCCCGCTCTCACTGGAAGGATAGCTCGATGGCAGATGCTATTATCGGAGTACGACATTGTATATGTTACTCAGAAATCTATCAAGGGTAGCTCTTTAGCAGAATTTTTAGCCCATCAACCCATTAGTGATTATCAGCCGATGCAACCTGAGTTTCCTGATGAAGATATCATGGCTTTATTTGCTGAGAGCAGAgatgacaaaaatgaaaatgctTGGACAGTGTTATTCGATGGGGCATCGAATGTAATGGGGCATGGAATAGGGGCAGTGCTTATCTCTCCTAAGAATCAATACATTCCAATGACGGCAAGGTTGTGTTTTAATTGCACAAATAATATCGCAGAATACGAAGCCTGTGCTATGGGTATTCGAGCAGCAATAGAGTCTAAAGCAAAAATTCTGGATGTATACGGAGATTCAGCTTTGGTTATCCATCAATTGAAGGGAGAGTGGGAGACTAGGGATACTAAATTAATTCCATACCAAGCTTACATCAGGGGATTAATTGAGTATTTCGATTCCATCACGTTTAATCATATACCGCGAGAAGATAATCAATTAGCAGACGCGTTGGCTACCTTGTCGTCGATGTTTGAAGTTGATCAAGATGCAGAATTGCCAATGATTGAAATGAAGAGTCATGCGGGGCTAGTGTATTGTCATTTCATCGAGGAGGAAGTAGATGGTAAACCTTGGTACTTTGATATCAAGCATTATCTTAAGACTCGAGAATATCCAGAGAAGGCATCCGAAAACGATAAAAGGGCGTTAAGGAGGTTGGTTGGCAGTTTCATTTTGAGTGGGGATATTCTATATAAGAGGAATCATGACATGGTTCTCCTCAGATGCGTAGATGCAAAAGAAGCCGAGCTGATACTAAAAGAAGTGCATGAGGGTACATTTGGCACGCACATGAATGGGCACTCAATGGCCAGGAAGATACTGAGAGCGGGGTATTTTTGGTTGACTATGGAAAATGATTGTTGTACACATGTGAGAAAGTGTGAGAAATGCCAGGTATACGCAAGTAATATCAATATGCCACCCACGACCTTGAACGTGTTGTCTGCACCGTGGCCCTTTTCGATGTGGGGAATAGATGTCATCGGAGCTATAGAGCCAAAAGCGTCAAATGGACACCGTTTCATATTAGTCGCAATCGACTACTTCACCAAGTGGGTTGAGGCTGCTTCTTATGCTAATGTGACTAGAAAGGTGGTGACCAAGTTCATAAAAAAGGAGTTGATTTGCAGATACGGGCTCCCTAACAGGATCATCACCGATAATGCCACTAACTTGAATAACCAGATGATGACAGAGTTATGTGAGgagttcaaaattcatcatcttaATTCTTCTCCTTATCGTCCAAAGATGAATGGGGCAGTAGAGGCTGctaacaaaaatatcaagaagATTGTGCAGAAGATGGTGGTCACATATAAGGATTGGCATGAAATGCTTCCTTTTGCTTTACATGGTTATCGCACTTCGGTACGAACATCGACTGGGGCAACGCCTTTCTCGCTTGTATATGGAATGGAAGCAGTACTTCCGTTTGAAGTGGAAATTCCGTCCTTACGAGTTTTAATGGAAACCCAATTAGAAGAGGCTGAGTGGGTTCAAGCTCGTTTCGACCAG